TTATGtttcttattgttgttgtagcagtgtgttgtacattgaggcgacagcccttgccgacgaAAGACTCCATCGAGCCAatacggtacgtacaaccagctAACATGGATTTGGTTGTAGAGAAGGCGAGTATAATGTATCTTCAGTGTCTCATGTTCGGCATGATCTGAGGGAGTTAACATTTCCGAAGGACTTTAATAATACTTTTAGACTTTATAACAACATAAAGTTCCTATTTTTTCTACTCAATAGGGTTCCAAATTCTTCCGTGGCTGTATAAACATAGTTTGGTCCTCATTAAAGTCTTAGTACCAAAATTGTTGGTGACATTTTGAGGAAACCTTTTCCCGGTTTTCGCCTTCTCCTTGACCTATTTCACCTTCTTAAGATTTATTCTGCTCTTGATGTGTTTGACCACATTGACATCACTTCCCAATCAATGACCCTCTCAACTTCCTTTCTTTCCTTTCGCAGCTGGTCCTCTTTAATGGCTTTATAATACATATTTGGGCTAACGAACGCATTGTGTTATTTCCTTTCTGGACAGATTTGTTAATCGTTAATCCAGTGTATGAGAATATGAAAATTCTTAAGTCTCTCGCAAACTTATTCCGAATCGTTCCTGGTTGGTTTGCTTTCTGATGATATAAGTGTTGCTGGTTGATGCAACGCTCGAGGTTTAGAATTTTTATGGGCTCTCAATTACTTCTTAAGTTTACAACGGCACGAAATTAAAGCCTTTGTTGTACATTTCCATGGTATCTATAACAATTTCGGTGAGTTTTCAGAGCAGTCGATCCGTTTCAGAGCAGTCAATCCTTTTGTTCTGCTCTGCCAGCGATTATGATCAATCAAAGATGCACACGCCAGTGTTATTATGAACTGTTTCTAAAACGAAGCTGAAGTTTCTTCGAACTTAGAACAGGATTTCAGGTGGATTGGTCTGTACCCGAatcaaaaaaaaacgtaaagaATCGAAGTTAAATCTTAAAAATGTTCTGCcggaattttctttttttttatccttctTTCTCAGCGCTTGGCATTATCTGGCGGAGAGTACCAGCTCTTTTAACGACGATATCCAAACTTCAAACTTCACAAGCAAATATAGGCATGAGTTTTTTACTTAACATATGAGCCGACAATACCGGAGAAATGACGCTTGACAGAACTGAGACCAATCACGTTGGAAGATGGTAGTTGTCGTAACCATGTGGATTCCGTCTGACAGAGCCAGAATTGCAGCCTTCTCTGCACTTAGATCACTGACGGAGTTAATATCAACCACGTAACATGGTTGCAAAGATGATAACaagttaattaaaatatttttgacttcaaatatttttggtttttaccAAGTTTCTTTGCCAGCAATCGGTTTTTTTTTACAGAGTCAAGATCTGCAATTGAAATGCTCTGCATATGCTGCCTTGTATACTCTTTCTGGCACCTTTTTTACAAAGCCGTCATTTCTATATAGCAAGCGACCCTGCAGAATTCAAATAAGAAACTTATATGGAATTAAGTGATGCTCGCCGGAATTGAGATCAGCCACTTAAGGTGTTTACAGATGGATCTATGATCACTGCAAGAAGATATTGagaattttctatataaagacTCTTTTGATTATTTTCTTCCACAATAGgttctttttcattttgttcAGATAAAGTGCAGCGAGCAATCAGCTCTCTCTCTATAACTCTTATCGACcagctctctctctctataaCTTTTATCGAccagctctctctctctctataacTCTTATCGAccggctctctctctctcagcgTTCAGCTCTCCCTCTACGCAAATAATCGCATACTTCACATGCAAGTCTCGAAACGACTTTTTGCATTGTAACAGACCGAAACAGCTCTGTATTTTACTGATTCTTGGCAGAATTTGCATAGGGCGTTAGTTTCATTTGTTGTCGATTCCAGAACTTCCAACGAAGGAATCCAAAAAGTACAAGCTTCACTTGCCAGCTGACCTTCTCTGTCTGAAACTAGTTTTGCTGGCATTGAGGATTTCTGCACAATGATAGTATGGAATCGAAGTCAATTCGTAGGCATTTCCTGTCTAATTTTTGCTCGATCTTCACTCTACTTGAATATTTACTCGTATTCATACGTTGTTCCTGTTATGTTTGAAttgttaaaaacaattttggggCAATCTGTAgaattgttaatttttcttcctttttcaaTTGAGTGTAGTATTCCTGCGAATTGCCAGCCTCCCAAGGGTCTGTAATATTCTTCCGCAGATCAGCATGAAAACAATCTTTCCGATTACATTTTCCTAGTGTTTTTTAGCAAGTATTATCGATGtgttaatttctctttcgaTAATTTCGTTATCGACAATTCTTTGGTTATTATTCTGTTATACTCagattatttgttgtttttgcttaaaCGGTTACGATGAACAACGGAATACTTTTAGACCGTACTAACCGAATGTGTTGTTTAGACCCGCCGatgaatttttgtaaaatgttcAGTTGTTGCATACTATGATCATAGTAAACCcgacaattttttatattttacacGATACTAAGTTAAATGATTTAAACTTGGAACGCGTTATAGAAAAAAAACTCGTGAAAAAATCGAATCACAATTTTTGTGCAAAAGGAAATGTtcagattttgaagaattttcaaCCACCACAGAATATTTGGCAAGAACGGGAATTTTACAATTAGGTCCGTATGATCCCTTAGCTGTTGCTTTATGGCACTTTTAAGTCTctgttattatttttgttatggTCCTTAAAACGGGGAAAGATTAAATGATGTTAGGGACGAAGAACTAAACATCGAAGAAATCATTTCCCACATTTGAAAACAAGTACTTTGTtgtgaatttttctttttttttttttcattgcattGAGAGTTGTTGATGGCAGTTTCTTTTGATTTGATATGGATTTTTGGTTACACAAGAGAGCACAGCGCATAATTCGATAACGgcaaggcatcttctttctcttcttcTTTCACGATTTACACACAAAATATAGAAATTAACTGTATAAGCTTATATTGATAACCATAGGTGGCCATCAATTATAAAGCAAAAACAGTTTGaatcttttcttttgtttgaatatgtgtttgtgttttgttcGGTTTGGCTGTAAATTATGGACACGCATCCACAAACGCTTAATGAAAGCATTTGTTTCTTGTTGTTTTCGATTTAATTgcttcatattgctatggcgGCTGCATTTTTGCAGTCAATTTGTAGTTCCCCAGCCCCCACAAAAGGTAAACTGAAGCCTGTTAGCCATTCTTTGCATTTGTCGCGTGAATCAAAGGCCAATAAGTCGGTAATATATTCGACGGTAATGTTGGGACGATAACTAAAAGTAAAGAGGGGGAAAAAGTCGAAGTTAAAAATATATGATAATCTGTCTGATAAAAGACTGCCAAAATAGTCATAGTCAAAAGATTGACTAATACTTACGCCTTTAATATGGTTCGAAGTGCAGACTTGCGCTCTCTTTCCAAAAACCAATCAATCAAGTGTCCAGCCATCAGTGGTGCGGTTTTGTATAGTCGGAATAATTTACAATAATTTCCCATTGCCCATGCGGAACGGAATTCTAAGGCATGAGCTATGGCAGGATTCTCCCGTTGTGCTTGTGTAATCGAGCGTAAAACAGTTGTGGTGTCTGCAGCCAAGAAGAAAAGACAAGACGATCAATAAAACACATTAGTCGATTAGCTCTTAACATTGATTAGTATAACAAAAGTACCTAAGGTATTTTTCGTGAAGATATAGTATAGTATACGGTAGGCAGTAAATTCCAAGGTGTTACTGCTGGATCCCACCTCACTGTATAACATCTTTAATTGCGTTTGGCATTGATTAaattcctcgtgatctcccttTTCCATGGCTATGCGAGCATGCGTCTCATAAACTTCCACAGTAAATTTGTCACGAATACCTTGGAcctaagaaataaaagaaagcgTGTTTAATGTATGTATTCATTTTCATCACTTCATAACCTACCGTCAAATCCTGTCTTATTGATTTCAATTGATCACAAGCATAGAAATAATCCTGATTCGTACGCCATTTCTCTTTAACATTTTCCAAAGAATGTACCAACACTTCTAAAGGTCGTACCTCACAGGGCATGGGTGCTTTGGTTAAACGTAAAAATGATTTTTCCAAATCATGACAAGTTCCCACTATATGCAAATCCATCAAATCAAGACCATTATCTGCATTTGGGTCCGTATCATCGATGAACATGCgcgaattattgaattttttattattcctattattgttgttgccttTATGCGACGACGAAGAGTGATGGGCTGTAGCATTGCTGGCAACACCAAATGGTGAACTTGCAACTGCTACAACCTGTTTTGAATTACTAGCTTGTGAGAAACGTGCCGCTCTTTGTTGAAGACGTGCCGAATCATCGTCCACCGCGCCACCAATCGAGGATGAATAGAAGGGTACTTTTGATTTACCGGAAGAAGAAGAACTACCACCATTGCTGATGTCATTTGAGACATTGGAAtcgagttttttgtttttcttattttgtagtttttgttgttttttactaGAATATGATGAATTAGAGGAGGACAATGGTATAAAAccagaagaagagctagacgaTGAGGACGAACGACGAATTTTGCGTGGACGTGATGGTGACGACGACGATGAACGCGAACGCGAGGCACGTTTATGACGATATTTCGAGGGAGAACTGTAATGGAAGGTAAACAAGAATAATTTCAAACAACATTGACAAGAGTTAAAtgcttaaaaaataatttgaaattaCGAATAGTCCCAAAAagaaaatacccaaaataacTTTTGTATAAATTCTGCACCTCTTATGTTACATATACCTTAACCATTATTATATTACAACACTATTTAAGATCGAGTCTGTTTACTCCTAATGAGacctgcaaatttgcccataaacattccatgtCCGATCTATATTTAAGCTCAATTACAAGAGATCTCCTTTTTATTACCGATtctaaacggcgtgccgcaatgcgagcCTAAATCGTGAAATTGACCCGCAGTCTGTGACGATCTAGCCAAGAGTAATTCGCTGATCGTTCGGTATGGTCGGACCTCACCATAACTCTTATTGGCAAAGGTAAACTCTTTCTACGCTGAAACCATGGGGACCAAGGCTCTGTGTATAGCATTTCGCGACAAAGATTGTCATTAACCCTTCTGGGGAATAGGGGGCATtgcctcggactgccgataggAGTGCTGACTGGTCATCGTCACATCAGTGGAGATAGTCTTATGCAGTGTTTTTTGTTAAGAAGAGAATTTGGAGACGGGCGAACACCTTGTTAAGGCTGGTTTGCTATTTCGTGAAGAGATAAAAGGTAAACATCTCCTTACATGCGCAGAGTGGTTCCATGCTGTATCTATCCCGTCATCTTGGACTACTTTAGTGGACTGAAATAGATCAATTCCGTCGATGAGAGCTTCCCTTGTTTTGTTGGATCTCTATTTGTACTCTTCGTTCTCTTTCCTTCCTTTACGCTCTTCTAGGGCGTACGCCTTTAAAACCGAATGCCTtggccaccgtagcccagaggttaacatgtccgccaatgGCTTACCTTCTCTCTAGATAGGTAGCCAGAGGATATGTACCTGCACCTGAACATAGAGTACACTGCCATTTTTTCGACCATTTCTAATAAGTCTTCAAAAGGGACTCATTCGCCTATTGGTTTGGTTTTCTCTCTAACAGTCTCTCGACAGGTGAAGGCCAACGCGGCGTTGTGataaccatgtccgcctatgacgccgaaagccTGGATGCAAATCCCAGCGTGAACATCAGGAAAAAACTTtgtagcggtggttattccctcacaaatgctggcgacatttgtaagatatcagccatgttaaaatttctctaagaAGTGGAGTCGCTAAGCGGCCGGTCGTTGAGACTCGGCAtcgaaaaggaggccccatatcattgaactaaaacttgaattggattgcactcattggtatgtgggAAGGTTGCCCCAGTTCTTGAACATCAGGAAAAAactttttagcggtggttatcctcttacaaatgctggcgacatatgtggGAAGGTTGCCCCAGTTcttaaatggaattttcatgggcaaatttgcattatcaatctctcgattatacgGCTTGTAAGCGCTTTCTATGACCAGAAAAACTACCAAAGTAGTCTTTAGATGCTTGGACACTCCCCCAATGATCTGCTGGTACCATGTATAGCCGCCTATCAGTTTTAAGACTCCAGTTCTTGGTCCAGAATTAAATTAAACCCCTTATATACTTATTGGTAATTAGTTTTTCCACAACTAAGGCTAGCACATTCctcgcgagaacatcagaaaattttcagcagtggttatcccctcctaaaaaagaatcgtctataaaaaggaggccaccttttagtgaacttaaacttgaataattGATATGAGGCGCCCCCGTAGGCGAGTTGGTAGCgtacttggattaccagtgtagggggtcatgggttcgattctcGCTAGaaaccttggtctgtcgctactgtggtatcacaatggtctGAAAATTGTCATGAGTCTCTAAAGGACTACCACTTTTACCTAAACTAaattgatatgtcagaagtttgcccctgttccttaatggaatgttcataggcaaaatttgccaaGCTAGTACATTACCAAGATGATCACCAGAAGAGTGGTGCCTATATTTATAATAAAGTTTTTTGCATAAATTCAGTTTTTCAACTTTACTACAACATAATAATAATCAATTTTATTCTACAGAATAAAGCATATAAGGCAATGAAAGTAAAACAAATACTCACCGCGACCGGCTACGAGAATTTTTCAATTTACCGCTGCTGCCACCAAAAGAGTTACGCTGACCCAAGCGAGCATTTAAATTGCGTGACAAGCCACCAGCACCGCCGGCACCAGGTTTATTTTTCAAATGATCCATTGGTATACCACCAACAGGTGATTGTTGGTGGTTCTTTTGGAATGGATTACGTTGATGATGCTGATGTTGTTGGTGCTGTTGATGTTGTAGATGCGATGGTGTTGGCTTTTGCAACTTTATGTTTATGGTATTGCGTTCGCTGTAAACACTCGGTATTGGTTCGTTATCCCAATCCCGGGTCCACAATTCATTGCGATTGGCTGCTAGTATTATTTTACCCTTTAGACAAATATCAATTTGATCCTTGTCTAAATCGGTATTACATTTTGCATAGCAACGAGCCACATAATTATTTAAAGACTCTGGCCAAGCATCATTGGGATTATGGAATGCATTGGGTTTCTTAAAGCTGCTGTTAGTGCAAGAGGCAGCGGCCATGGCGGCAGCCGCTGCATCTGGGTTTGTGATATTGCCGTCGGTCGAAGTTTGAGGCATTGCGTTGCCTCCTATAGGTGGTGGTGGCTTACTTAAGTCCACATTAGAGAtaattggtggtggtggtggaatgGCAATATTTGCAAAGCCGCCATCCTCAGTTTGCATTTGTTGCAGCTGATGCCCGCCATTAATGTCTTCAAAATGTCCTTCATAATGagcatgttgttgctgttgctgttgttgctgctgcatcATTTGTTGTTGCTGAAGTTGATTTTGTTTGTTCTTATTACGCTTGCGTTTCTTTTTGCCTCCGCCGCttgtgttgttattgttgttggccACATTATTGCCATCATTGAAACttgtgttgaaatttggaattccaTTTTGCTGCTGTTGTAATGGATTGGGGGCATTTGCCAAGCGATTTTGTTGATTCAAATTGAATTTGATGCCCCCAAAGTTTTTCTGTTGATTATTTCCCATTTTGCCCAGCGCTGGGGGAGGAGGAGGTCCCGAAGGCAAAGGTGGCATATCGCCATTATGAGTAACAACGGCATTGCTAAAACCTGGCGGGGCATTAGAGGAAGAGACCGTCGATGTTACTCCTCCCGCCTGGGGgtttggctgttgttgttgctgctgctgctgcatgtTATAACGCATATAATATTGATAGTAACGTTGATAAGCACTGGCATCACCATAACTTTGATACCAGGCATTGTAGTTTGCCCATTGTTGATGCTGTTGTTGGCTGCTGTTATTGCCAGTCCCATTCTGTTGTTGCATCTCCTGAAGTTGGGGTATTAAAGGTGCCGCCATCGTTTCCGACATAACACCAATGCTGCTGGTCGTTCAACTAACCACACCAGACGTATTGGCCCAGAAAATCAAAGATGACTACTCTTCACACGATATGACAATCCCAAGAAGCAGATTTCTATGTAGTGTGTATGTATAACCTTAGAGGATTTTATTTTCCCACTCGCAAGCACTCCAAAAACAAGGCTCCGTATGCGTTGAAAtccctttttttcttttaaaaacttaccttaagatttttttcttttttatttgtctAAAAAAGGTATACCACATAAAATAGAACAATCAATTACAAAACCATCTCATCCAGCTCATTTTTTTCACTGCTGGCGGTCgccattttgttttttcttatcaACTCTTCTTACCTTTTCTATATATTTTGAGCGTTATATTTTGATCAGTTTCACTAAGAAATTCAACATAAGTTTATATTTTCTATATCTTTATATGAATTATATATTCTAAGAACATTATTTATTATATCTTGGTATGGTAtggtaataaaaacaaattaataaaacttTCCCAAGACGTTCTGCTAATATCCACGCTATGCTATAACGATGGTTAACTTTGTAATGGCGATGGAAAACAGACTACGAAGCCAAACCTATTTTGACCGGCGGCGCGACGTCGCCGACTTATATTTCATCACCCGCGCCGCCATCGTTTTCATCGTCTCGTGCATGGCATAATTACAAGGTAATGTACACTtaacaattttttcttgcaaagtgcactatctgcctacgagttttggttgtgtgtgtgtgttatagttaagaaccataccacacaaacaacgaaatatggcgcgaactagtagcattctcaaaatcagagttgcactaatcaccgaTTTTGACAACAATTGCACTCAATATTGGTTTTTGGCAGCTGTCGCTAcctgtcagatttttgtttacattctctTTGTGGTTAtcatctttctcgcatattctctgctaatgtacgcacacatatacacacacgcacggaaatttctttgtgtgtgtgttggcaaaacgtcgatcagcttgaggcaagatggcagattgcaccatatgatttgtcgttgttgttgttaattgtttcgccatgggtaTTAGGTAACGTCATTAGCCatctgataaaattttccaatttcagagttgtatccaaatacaCTCTTATCTAATCTAATGTCTAGTGTTTTGTTTAGACTTTTAAgcctttttccaacattttctttatttttcacatttataaatttcaatttaaaatttatacgTTTCTTAtcacaaatattttaattttcgcTGCTGCA
The Stomoxys calcitrans chromosome 3, idStoCalc2.1, whole genome shotgun sequence genome window above contains:
- the LOC106083057 gene encoding leukocyte receptor cluster member 8 homolog encodes the protein MSETMAAPLIPQLQEMQQQNGTGNNSSQQQHQQWANYNAWYQSYGDASAYQRYYQYYMRYNMQQQQQQQQPNPQAGGVTSTVSSSNAPPGFSNAVVTHNGDMPPLPSGPPPPPALGKMGNNQQKNFGGIKFNLNQQNRLANAPNPLQQQQNGIPNFNTSFNDGNNVANNNNNTSGGGKKKRKRNKNKQNQLQQQQMMQQQQQQQQQHAHYEGHFEDINGGHQLQQMQTEDGGFANIAIPPPPPIISNVDLSKPPPPIGGNAMPQTSTDGNITNPDAAAAAMAAASCTNSSFKKPNAFHNPNDAWPESLNNYVARCYAKCNTDLDKDQIDICLKGKIILAANRNELWTRDWDNEPIPSVYSERNTINIKLQKPTPSHLQHQQHQQHQHHQRNPFQKNHQQSPVGGIPMDHLKNKPGAGGAGGLSRNLNARLGQRNSFGGSSGKLKNSRSRSRSPSKYRHKRASRSRSSSSSPSRPRKIRRSSSSSSSSSGFIPLSSSNSSYSSKKQQKLQNKKNKKLDSNVSNDISNGGSSSSSGKSKVPFYSSSIGGAVDDDSARLQQRAARFSQASNSKQVVAVASSPFGVASNATAHHSSSSHKGNNNNRNNKKFNNSRMFIDDTDPNADNGLDLMDLHIVGTCHDLEKSFLRLTKAPMPCEVRPLEVLVHSLENVKEKWRTNQDYFYACDQLKSIRQDLTVQGIRDKFTVEVYETHARIAMEKGDHEEFNQCQTQLKMLYSEVGSSSNTLEFTAYRILYYIFTKNTLDTTTVLRSITQAQRENPAIAHALEFRSAWAMGNYCKLFRLYKTAPLMAGHLIDWFLERERKSALRTILKAYRPNITVEYITDLLAFDSRDKCKEWLTGFSLPFVGAGELQIDCKNAAAIAI